The proteins below come from a single Salvelinus fontinalis isolate EN_2023a chromosome 1, ASM2944872v1, whole genome shotgun sequence genomic window:
- the mfsd1l gene encoding major facilitator superfamily domain-containing protein 1 — MAQPAEKAYYRFLVLFFNCLLTFGSYFCFDIPSVLQDQFQGNLTCANTTVINGTVDCVEGLGMTPQEYNLLYAIYAWTNAVVVIMAGFLIDKLGNRFGVFLFSFLCVLGSAIFALGSHFKGTAYLLPLMLTGRLLFGSGNGSLTIVQNRITAFWFRGKELALAFGLTLAFSRLGSVLNFFLTQRFQAQYGMQWTLWGGAFLCVLGFMSAITVSALDKVGMKQLGLDGAIQEESRKVRFQDVKLLSLRYWLLVLTIMFFYNGIFPFIADASKFIQDKYSDYSQKEAAYIAGAVYDSSLVLSATVGILIDNVGLRGVFALACAVLTLPVFGLLAFTFVPPLVSTIWLGVTYSFAAASMWPSIPLVVPQATLGTAMGLATSVQMVGIGISNLVVGQILGTKSSDAKIPLWRWQQMMIFMLANTIACIVTSVVLNIVDHRQGGILNKTTKRSGSPPPSGPSDREPLVEGEEGQNEEGAVRSPSNSS; from the exons ATGGCGCAGCCGGCAGAGAAAG CATACTACCGCTTTTTGGTATTGTTCTTCAACTGTCTGCTCACGTTTGGCTCCTACTTCTGCTTCGACATCCCTAGTGTCCTCCAGGACCAGTTCCAAGGG AATTTAACGTGTGCCAATACGACAGTGATCAATGGGACAGTGGACTGTGTGGAGGGACTGGGGATGACGCCTCAGGAGTATAATCTGCTCTATGCCATCTATGCCTGGAC TAATGCAGTGGTGGTTATAATGGCTGGGTTCCTTATTGACAAACTAGGCAACCGCT TTGgtgtcttcctcttctccttcctgtgtgtGCTGGGGTCAGCCATCTTTGCTCTGGGTTCTCACTTCAAAGGAACAGCCTACCTGCTCCCTCTCATGCTCACCGGCCGTTTGCTGTTTGGCTCTGGCAATGGATCACTCACCA TTGTCCAGAACCGGATTACAGCGTTCTGGTTCCGGGGGAAGGAGCTGGCCCTGGCTTTTGGCCTGACCCTGGCCTTCTCCCGCCTGGGCTCCGTCCTCAACTTCTTCCTCACCCAGAGGTTCCAGGCCCAGTACGGCATGCAGTGGACCCTATGGGGAG GTGCCTTCCTGTGTGTGCTGGGCTTCATGTCTGCCATCACGGTCAGTGCCCTGGACAAGGTGGGCATGAAGCAGCTGGGACTGGATGGGGCCATTCAGGAAGAGTCACGCAAAGTG CGGTTTCAGGATGTGAAGCTGCTCTCTCTCAGATACTGGCTGTTGGTTCTCACCATCATGTTCTTCTACAACGGCATCTTTCCCTTCATAGCTGACGCCAG TAAGTTCATACAAGACAAGTACAGTGACTACAGCCAGAAAGAGGCAGCCTACATCGCTGGTGCAGTATATGACAGCTCCCTAGTCCTCTCTGCCACTGTCGGAATTCTCATC gaCAACGTGGGGTTGCGTGGGGTCTTTGCTCTGGCCTGTGCTGTCCTCACGCTGCCTGTCTTTGGCCTCCTGGCCTTCACTTTCGTCCCCCCTCTGGTATCCACCATTTGGCTGGGGGTCACCTACTCCTTCGCTGCT GCAAGCATGTGGCCCTCTATTCCCTTGGTGGTCCCTCAGGCAACTCTGGGGACAGCTATGGGTCTTGCCACCTCAGTACAGATGGTAGGAATTGGCATATCCAACCTTGTCGTTGGCCAGATCTTGGGAACCAAGTCAAG TGACGCTAAGATCCCACTGTGGCGCTGGCAACAGATGATGATCTTCATGTTGGCCAACACCATCGCCTGCATCGTCACCTCTGTGGTGCTCAACATCGTGGACCACCGCCAG GGTGGGATTCTGAATAAGACAACCAAGAGATCTGGCTCCCCGCCCCCCAGCGGACCTTCAGACAGAGAACCTCtcgtggagggagaggaggggcagaATGAGGAAGGGGCTGTTCGCTCTCCCTCCAACAGTTCCTAA